The DNA segment GTGCCGCTGCACCCTGAAGCCTTCGAGATTGAGGAAGGCATTCGCCAATGGGACGGCGGCGAGCAGGAGATAGGCGGAGGCCAGCGCCGGCGTGCCCATCGCCAGCGCAAAGGGATAGGCCGCGCCGGCGAGCAGCAGGGCTGCGGCGATGCTGACGACGAGCTGTGCGCCATGAAGGGAGGCCACGAAGCGAAGATCGTCTGCACGCGCATCCTGCACGACGAGCCTGTTGATCCCGACGTTCTGAAACGTCTCCACCATGGTCATGAGAATGGAAAAGGTGGCGGCGAGACCGAACTGATCGACGGGCAACAGGCGCGCCAGGATGATGTTGCGGAGGAGAATGGCCGCAACATCGACTAGGTTTGCAGCCAGCACCAATCCACCTGAACGGAGCATCACCAGTCGTCGCCCGTCATCGCCGGTGCATCCGCTCAAAAGCCGAGCCGACGCAGCCGCGCATGGCGATCCTGCGAAGGCTGCGGCTCGGAATTCATCGGCGTGGGACCGATCGGCTCACCATCGTCCGTGCGCGTCATCCAGGACACCGTGCCGAGCGCAAACATCAGCCAAATGTAGCTGTTGTTCCAGAGATGCACGCTGACGGCGGCGATCATCGTGGCGACCAGCGAAAAGATCACCCCACGGCGCATGTCCCGGCCCTCAACATCAGTTTCCGGATGATGAGCGATGCGCCAGATCGACACAACAAACGCCGCGGCCAGGAGGATCAAGCCGGGGAGTCCGTAACGATAAGCGATCACCAGCCAGAAATTGTCCATGCTGGCGTGCATGAACGCGGGCCGCTCCCAATCGTCGGTCCCATGGCCGAGGAGCGGCGAGTCCATGACCGCGGCCGAGCCGAACTGCCAGATCAGGATCCGATTGTAGGAGCTTTGCGCGCTGAACGTCGCATAGTCGACAAACAGGTGAAACGGCGTGCGGTCGGACAGAAGATCAGCGGCGATATAGAGCGCGATCACCAGCGAGATCAGGATCGTCCAGCGCTTCTGCACAGTCCGCAGGATCGCGTTCCACAGCATGAGGCCGAACTGGATGTTCATGCTGAGCAGTGCACCGGTGGACAGCGACGTCATCGCTGCAAGGATAACCGCGGGAGTGCCGAACCAGCGCATCAGCCGACCTTGCCGACCGGGAAACATGAAGACGGCCGCCGAGACCAGCGTGGCAGCGAACATGCCGAGCAGGATCGGGTGTTCAAACACCCCCTGAGCGCGGTGAAATCCCCAGCGTGGATCCATATGGGTGGGCAGAAGCGTGCTGCTGAACAGGGCGGCGAGATCGAGCAGCGGCTTCGACCCGGTGACCGACTCCCACAGAAGGACGGGTAGCAACACGGCGACCCCGATCATGGCAGAAGCGAACACCAGGCGGGTGGCTCCTGCATTTCGGACGAGCACACGGCCGGTGAAATACGCCCCCGCAGTTTGCAGTAGAACGACGCCGGCGGGCTCCAGTGCGTTGCCGATGTCCAGCAGGAGGAGGCGCGTGAGGAAGGCCCAGCTGGCAAAGCCGAGGACGAGCAGATCGGTCGCTGTGCGCGGGCCCGCCCGGCCACTCAGCCACGAAGTAAGCAGGGGAAGGAAGCCGATCGCCAGGTAGAGGAGGGCCGGTGGCAGTGCGATGGGACCGAGGAAGAAGACCGATGGCACGAACAGCACACAGATGAAGAGCAGGATGGCTGCGCGGGTGCTCGGCGCGACAACCTGCGCCGGAACTCCCGGCGGCTCAGCCTTTATCGAAGCGGCGGCGGCGGCAGGTGCGGAGAGACGTACCAAACGCCCGTGACGAACCGCCACGACGGGGCGGGCCGGCGCTGCCCCTCTTAAAGGCCGGCCGTCAGACGGCTGAGGCTTCATCGAAACGCCTCTATGCGCGATCCTGTCCAGCGATCAGGCAAGGGCTTGAAACCAGCGCTTGACGACCACCTTCGGATTTAAGCGGTCCACGTCGATCTGACGCTTGGCAGGGATGCCGCCGATCAGGCTTGCGGCGACGGAGAAGGTGGAATGCCGCGAGTGGATCAGCCAATCGCACTCGGCGAGCGCAAACATGTCGATTACGGCATTCTCCGCTTCCCGTAGCGGATCGCCCATCTGCGTGCCGGAATAATGAAGCGCGGCGCCATCCTCGGCCAATTGTTTGTCGATGGTGAACACACGCTTGAAGCGGCTGGCGATGTAAGCCTGCGCCTCGGCGCTGTCCGTCGCCAGGAAGATATCGCTGGCCGGTGAGCGTTCACGCAGCTTGGCGAGGGCGCGCTCGATCTTCGCCAGCGGCACCTTGCGATCGGTGAAGCGAATATGCACCCCGATGATGGGCCGGTGCCGTCCGGCGAAGAGGCGGCTGACGGTTTGCCGCACGCGATCGTTCGGCGTAAAATACCGGTGCAGCATGTCCTGCGTGATCGCATCCAGGCTTCGCCCGTCGAACCGCCGATCCGCGTGCAGCCGCCCGCGCAGACGCGCCAGCTTTGGCAGATAGGACCAGAAGACGCCCACGCGGGCGAGCGGATCGGGACCTGCTAAAGGAATGGACAGGCGCCGATAGATGAAGGGGCTGGAGTGCCTGTCGGGGAAGTGCCGGGCGATGATGCTGACCGGCTGCTCGGCGAGGCGCCCCGACCAGAGCGCGGGGGCAACACAGGTGCTGCCATCGTAGCAGGCGGGATCGATCCTGACCGGATCGCGGAACAGGAGAGGGTAAAGATTCGTGCCTTCGGGCAGGTACAAGCCGTCCCGCCAATCGATGACGGGGGTGCGGCCACCGAGCTGCGCCAGGATCACGCCAGTGACGCCAGCGAGCATACGGTTGCCGAGCCCGCCCTTCGCCTTGATCAGCAGCGGGCGAACGCCGTGCGGCAGCGGCGCCTGATCCCCGGCCGGCGCGGTGTCGTTCGCGGGGGATGGCCGCAGCGACTGGCGAGCGTCAGAGACTGTCGACATAGCGGCGGAGACTTTCGCTGTAACGATGGAGGGGGCGGCCGGCGGCCCAGGCCCGCACGGCGGCCGCGCCGGCGTCCGCCCGGGCAGGCACGACCTGGTTGTTCCTCACGCGTTCGACACGCTTGTTGCCGATGAGGTAAATCGGGGCCTTGTTGCCGCGAAGCGCGGCATGGCCGTTTACCCGAATCCAGCTCTTCTGATCGGGGTAGGCAGCGACGGTGTTGGCCGTCAGCGTTAGCGACTCCGTTTCGGAGAGAACGGCGATGCCATTGAACATGCCGCCCACCACGATGTTCTCTTCCAGCGCGATGTTCCGGTATGGCAGGCTGCCGGTTTCATCGCGCAGGAAGATGCCCTGCATCGCCTTGCCCCGCCCGCGATGAATGACGTTGCCGATGATCCTGATGTCGTGCGCGCCGGTTTTCTGGCGACTGGTCCAGAACTGGATCCCGTCCGGATGATCCTTGGCCGCCGGAGTGAAACCGGTGACGTGGTTATAGGCGATCAGGACGTTCGAGTTCCCGCCGCCACGAATCGCATCCATGCGGAGATCGTGGAAATAGCTCGACACCACCGACACGCCGGAGGTGTCGAGAAGGGACACGGCGATCACGGCATTGGTGAATTCCGCGTGCGAGATCGTCGCACCGACGCAGTCGCGCAATTGCAGGATCTTGTCCTCGGCAAGTCCGACCGGCCCGGCCCGGCCGCTGGCAAGAACATGCGTGATCGTGAGGTTGCGCACGTCGCGAAACAGGAAGTCCTCCTGCGCCGCCGTGCCTGATCCACGCAGCACGAGGTTGCGGAAGGTAAGGTTCGCGCTGCCGCGCAGGTTCACGCCCGTTAGCACCGCGCGACGCGCCGGATCCTGGGAGGTGATGACCAGTTCGCTCGCGGGCTTGATCTCCCGCAGGGCGAAGGGCGCGTAATTGCCGGGCGCGAGCAGGATGCGCTGCCCGCCGCGCGCCTGACGCAGAACCATCACGAGCTGCGCCGTGTTTTGCACGACCACCTCCCGCAGCGGTGCGGGAGCGGGCATCGCTGATCCTGAGGCCAGCGCACCGAGACCCATGGCAATCGCGGCCGAAACGGATCGAACTGAGGTGATCGGCATGGTCCCTCGCCGCGTGATGCTGCACCAGCAGGGATACCGCCTGTTGCACCGGCGATGGGAGGGGTTGCCGCAGGAATGGACCAACATGATCCGGGCGGGCGGAACATCGGGGGATGGAGATGATCGGAGCGCTGCAATCGACGATGCTGGAGAAGCTTTATGCCGGGCGGCGTTCGCACGGCTGGTTTCTGCGGCTGATGCGGCGGTGGGACGGCGGGGAGATGCGCTCACCCATGCTGCGGCAGCTGATGCGCACGCGCGAGGGCGTGACGGTGGGGGATTATTCCTATGGCGCGATCCTGCAGCGCGGGGTGCTGCCGCGCGGTACAATGGTGGGGCGGTGGTGCTCGGTCGGGCAGGACCTGATCGTCCGGCGGCGGGATCACCCGATCGAGCGGGTGACGCAGCACCCCTTCTTCTACAATGCGAAGCTGAATCTCGTGCCGTGCGACACCATCCCGCGCGATGAGGAAAATCCGCTGGTGATCGGCAATGACGTCTGGATCGGCGACCGGGTCACGATCCTGAGCGGATGCCGACACATCGGCGATGGCGCGGTGCTGGCCGCCGGGGCGGTGATCACGCGCGACGTGCCGCCGTTCGCCATCATGGGCGGCGTGCCGGCGCGGCTGCTTCGGCCACGCTTCCCGGAGCCGGTCGCTCGACTGGTGGCGCAGTCGCGGTGGTGGGATTTCGACCTGGAGACGGTAGCGACGTGGCGGTCACTGCTGTTCCAGCCGCTCACCGAGCAAGATGCCGTGGCGCTTGTGGAACAATGCGAAGCGCTACGAGCTTCGCGGGCGCGGTGAGGATCAGGAATCCGCTATCGCGTGCGGCGGGACGGCGCGGTCCGAAATGGAGCGGGAGCGCGTTGGAGGTCTGAGTGATCGCGTCAGCGGGTGGGGCGAGCGCGTAGCGCCCGCCCCGGACGTGCTGATCAGCGCGTCTCCATCCGGAGGCCGATGCGGAACTGCCGGCCGAGCAGATCCGAATAGGTGCTGTTCGCGGCCAAGCCTGTTTCCGGAAGCAGCAGCGGCCAGCGATCGAACAGGTTGGTCACGTTGATGAAGAACTGGGCGTTGGCGTCCCCGAACGTCACCTTCTTCGTCAGGTTGAGATCGGCATAGAACAGGCCGGACACGTGATTGTCGTCATAGGTCGGCGCCTGCGTGGTCGAGAGCGGGCAACCGGTGGAGCATTCAACTCCGTTCGCGACATATTTGCCCGAGCTGATTCCACGACCGACAGCGGTGATCGAGAAGTCCGGAGCGTCATAGGTGGCGCTGAAGCGATAGATCCACTTGGGCGTGGTGGCCTGCCCGCCGTTCACCCCGACCGAGTTGGTGATCACCGCGCCCGGAACGCCGGTATCGAGGATGTTGTCGATGTAGCGAGTGGCAACGCCGCGCAACGTGAAATTGCCCGCAGCGTCGGCAAAGAAACGATCCAGCGGCACGCGGTACGACGCGTCGATGTCAACGCCGCGTACCGTCTGGCTGGCCGCGTTGAACGGCTGGCTACGAACCAGCTTGTACGGCTGCCCCGGAGTCGAGCGGTTCGGATCATCGGAGATGGCGGCGCAGAAATCCTGATTGCCGACATAGCACAGGTCAAAGATGCTCTGCGCGCTGAACGTGGTGATCCCGTCCTCGATATCGATGTCGAAATAGTCGACCGACAGGTTGAAGCCCGGCAGGAAACGTGGCGTCAGCACGACGCCGGCATTCCAGGAATCGGATTTCTCGACTCGCAGGCTGGTATTGCCGGTCACAAAGCCGGAATAGCCGAAGGTCGCCGGGCCATTGGCGCCATCGCTGGTGTAGGCAGGGTTGCGCACGGAATCGCTGTTCGCGGAGCCGCCCTGATACAGTTCGTTGAGGTTTGGCGCGCGAATGTCACGCGAGCGAGTGACGCGAACCCGGATATCGTCGATCGGCTGCCAGGTGGCGCCCGCCTTCCACGTGGTGACATAGCCGGCAGTCGAATAATCGGTCGCACGCACCGCGCCGTTGAACTCCAGCCCGAAACCGAGCGGCACCACGGTTTCGAGGAAAACCTCCTTCACATTGTAGCTGCCGTTGGTGGGCAGGTAGTTGCCGACCGACCAGACGTTGGTCGTGGTCGGTTGCCCCGCCGAGTTGGTCGACGAGATCGGCTGGAACTGGGTCGGCACGAAGCCGCGAATCTTCTCTTCGCGATATTCGGCACCGGTGGCGATGCTGACGTCGCCGGCCCAGGTGCGGAACGGCGTGACCGAAAGATTGAAGGCAGCGTTATACTGCTCGACCACTTCGTCGCGGTACGGATCACCCAGCACGTAGGCGATGGCCGCCGGGTTGGCGACGCCGATGCCGAGGCGGTTCAGCGGAACGCAGTTCGGATCATTGTTCGTCGCACTGGTATCGACGTTGACCAGGCACTGGATGGAGCCTGCGGCATAGCTGCTGCCGGCCGGCGCGAAGGCAGCGGCCGTGGCGTTGTTCATCCGATTAATGTTCATGATGTTGCGCAGTTGTTCGCGCAGGTCGGCGCGGCCGTATTGACCGTAGATGTTCCAGATTGCGTCCTTACCGAACACCTCCGCGGTACCCTCGGCGCCGATCGCATAGCGCTGCACCTCGCGCTTGTTGTCGACCGCGCGGAATGGCAGGTCCGCCGCCGTCGTGGCGAGGGTTACCCCGGTGACGCCGGTCAGCGCCGACGGGCCAAGGGCGTTGTAGAGGAAGGCGTTGCATGTCACCGGCACAGGCACGGTGGTGCAACCCGTGGCGTTCAGCCCGATCCCGGTCGAGAGGTTCGGCCCGGCGTTGAAGAACACCTGCTGCCAATTGTACGAGCCTTCCGCGAAGATCTCGATATCGTCGGCGATCTCATAGCTTGCGCGGGCAAAGACGCCGCGACGATCGTCCTCCGGATCAAGACCGATGCGACGACCGGAATCGTTCACCTGCCAGCTGCCACCCTGCGTCAGCGAAGGGGCGGCCGATCCGGTGGGCGACGGGAAGGTGAGAGCGCCATATTGATATTGGTTGATCGAGCCGTTGTAGCCGAAATAGGTGCCGCGCAGCTGGTTGGCGCGAACGCCCGTGGAGCCGGTGATGAGGCCGCCGGGCGTGGAGTTCGCCGCGCCGACCTGGCGGCGGATCAGATATTGCGGCGTGGTGCTGGTCGCCGTCCAGTTCGGATCCTGGATGCGGACATAGCCCGTGGCGTTCCAGTCGCGATCGACCTCGAAGATGCCATCGCGATGCGCCAGTTCCGCGTTGAGGAGCAGGTGGCCGCGACCCTCGCTGCCCCAGGAGAGGCCGCCGGTGACCGAGAAGGAGTAATTGGCGCCGTCGCCCTCGCCGGTGATGCCGCTGTCGATCGCGACCTTCAGCCCGGTATACTTCTTGTCGAGCACAAAGTTGACCACGCCGGCCACCGCATCCGACCCATAGGCGGACGATGCGCCGCCAGTGACGACCTCGACGCTCTTGATCAGCGCCTGCGGGATCGTGTTGACGTCGACAAGGCCAGTGACGGTCGAAGCGACCGAGCGGCGGCCGTCGAGGAGCACCAGCGTGCGCGTCTCGTTAAGGTTACGCAGGTTAAGCGCGTTGATGCCGGCCTGACCGCTGGACAGGTTCAGGCGCGAGTTGGACGGACGCGTGGAGCCAGCGAGCGCGGGCAATTGGTTCACGAAATCCGCGACGTTGTTCGACGGCGAGGAATTCTGGATTTCCTCCTGCGTCAGAACGGTGAGCGGGGTCGGCGCCTGGAAACCATCACGCACGATGCGCGTGCCGGTGACGACCACGTCGGGCCCGCTGCTGTCATCGCTGGTGCCGGGCGCCGGATCGCCGATCTGCGCCGTTGCGACACTCGACGGCTGCGTTTGTGCCGCTGCTGGTGCGGCGAGGCCGGCGGCCAGGGCAATCAGCCCCGTCGTGCCGAGCATTGCCCTGGACAAGAAAATATCACGCATGTGCCGTCCCCCGAAAGCCCTTGAAACTGAACCTACCTGCCCGCGTCATGCTGTTGTCGCAGATCGCCGTTACTCTGGAACGTGCCGGTATGGGCGGAAAGGCGTCAAGAGGCGATCAGCTTACGTTTGTTTGTTGATCCATAGATCGCGCATATGGGGCGAGCATTCCGAGCACCGCATAACCGCCTTCTATGAGGTGGGACGCGCTTGTCATGGACGCGCGGCCTGGGAGGGCGTTAGCCTGCGGCGGGACCCACGACGAAAGGATCGCAATGCTCGACCGGCGCCTGTTTCTGCTTGGCTCCGCGGCGACGGCGCTGGTGTCTGTCGCATGCCGCGGCCAGACCGCTCCCGCATCAGGCAGCGTCCAGGTTGAGGGGCTGTCCGCGCCGATCGAGATCATCGACGATCGCTGGGGCGTGCCGCACATCCGCGCGCAGACCAAGGCGGATGCGTTCTTCGGACAGGGTTACGTCGTCGCGCGTGACCGGCTGTTCCAGATCGACCTGGGGCACCGGCGCGAGCTGGGCCGGATGGCAGAGGCGTTCGGGCCCGATTTCGCCAAGCACGATGCGGTGGCGCGGCTGTTCCATTACCGCGGCAACCTGAATGCCGAACTAGCCCGCGTGCCGGATGAGGTGAGGGCGTGCGTTGCCGGCTATGTCGCCGGCATCAATGCGCGCATCGCCGAGGTCGAAAAAGATCCTGCGCTGCTGCCGCTTGAATATCGCATCCTGGGCGTGATGCCGCTGCGCTGGGACATACGCGACCTGGTCCGCGCGCGCGGCAGCGCGATCGGCAATGCGGATGACGAGATCCGCCGCGCCAAGCTCGCGTCGCTGGGGCTTTTGGAGCTGGACGCGGTAGTTGCGCCGCTGCGCCCGGCGTGGAAGCTGGAGGTGCCGGCCGGGCTTGACGTGTCCAAGGTGTCCGACACGGATCTTGGCGTGCTGCAGATCGGGCGACTGCCGTTCGGTCCCGATACCCCGACGCGCGATCCGGACGAGCAGCTCGACCGGTCTCAGGCGGGGTCCAACGCCTGGACGGTCGCCGGCAGCCGCACGGCGACGGGGCGACCGATCCTGGCCAACGACCCGCACCTTGGCATCGGCGGCTTCGGGCCGCGGCACGTGGCGCATCTGACCGCACCGGGGCTGGACGTGATCGGCGGCGGGGCGCCAGGCCTTGCCGGGATCATGCAGGGGCATACCGATCGCTTCGCCTTCGGGCGCACCAACTTTCACATCGATCAGCAGGATCTGTTCGTCCTGGAGCTCGATCCGAACGACCCGGAACGCTATCGCCACAATGGCGGGTGGAAGCGGTTCGCGCGGTTCGAGGACAGGATCGCGGTGAAAGGCGGGCCGGCGGAGACGGTCGTCCTGCGGCATGCCGAACAAGGACCGGTGGTGATGCACGATCCGGCGCGCGGTCGGGCAACGGTGATCGGGTCGATCGGAATGCAAGCCGGCGGATCGGGTTCGTTCGCCATGGTGGCGATCAACCTGTCGCGCGACTGGAACAGCTTAAAGGAAGCGTTCAAGCTGCATCCATCGCCCACCAACTTCCATTATGCCGATGTGGAGGGGAACCACGGCTGGCAAGTGATCGGCTTCGTGCCGCAGCGAAAGAAGGGTGACGGGCTGATGCCGGTGCCGGGCGACGGGCGGTACGACTGGACCGGCTATCGTGATTTCCGTGCGCTGCCGAGCGAGTATAATCCGGCAAAGGGCTGGTTCGCCTCTGCCAACCAGAACAATTTGCCGGCCGGCTGGCCGCGCGATCGCATTCCCGCGTTCTCGTTCCGCGATCCGTATCGATATGAGCGGGTGGCCGACGTGCTGGCATCGCAGCCGCGGCACTCGGTGGCGGACAGTGTGGCGCTGCAGTTCGATACGCTCTCCACGCCAGCGAAGCAGTTCCTGGCGCTGCTGCCGAAGCAGCCGTCCGCAGGTGCGGCGGCTGCGGTGCGCTTGCTCGCCGGCTGGGACGCGCGGCTCGACAAGGAGAGCGGGGCCGCGGCGCTGTACGAGATCGTGTGGCGGAACCTGAGCGAGCGGATGCTGGCGGCGATCGTCCCTGAGCGGGCGAGCGATCTGGTGGACGAGATCGCGCCATCCGAACTGCTGCGCCGTGCCGCGAGCCGGCCGGCGATGGTCGACGCGGCGCTGGCAAGCGGATGGAGCGAAGCGCAACGGCTGCTCGGCCCCGATCCGGCAAAGTGGCGCTGGGGCAAGCTCCACCAAGTGCGGATCGCGCATCCGCTGTCCAGCATTCCCGCAATCGCGGCGGCTTTCCCGGCGATCGAGGGCGAGGGATCGGGCGGCGACAGCTATACGGTCATGGCGCGGTGGCTGGGCGGGGGGCCAGGCTGGCGCACCGGCGGCGGCGCAAGCTATGTGCAGGTGATCGACGTGGGGGATTGGGACAAATCGGTGATGCTGAACTTGCCTGGGCAATCGAACGATCCACGCTCGCGGCATTATCGGGATCAATATGCGCCGTGGATCAAGGGCGAGATGCAGCCGATGACGTTCAGCCGCGCGGCGGTGGATGCGGCGGCGGCGACACGCGCCACGCTGATGCCGAAGGCGGGCGGACAGTGATGGGCGGGAATGCACGCTCCGGACTGGCGCTGGCTTCGCTCTTGGCGATCGGTGCAGCGGGTCAGCCGAAGGTGGATGTCGTGATCCGCGGCGGGACGATCTACACCGGCGCGGAGACACCGCCGATTACCGGTGACGTGGAGATCGCCGGAGATCGCATTGTCTATGTCGGCCCGACGCGCGGAACGGCTGCCGGGCAGATCGTGGAGGCGAAAGGGCAGATCGTCGCGCCTGGCTTCATCGACGCGCATACGCATCCGGACAGCTACATCCGGTCCGACGATCCGAAGATGCGGCTGAACCTGCCGTGGCTGGCGCAGGGTGTATCCACCATCGTGATCGGCGTCGATGGCTATGGCACGCCAGATGTGGGGAACGATGCGCGAAAGCTGGAGGCGAGCGGGATCGGCACCAATGTGGCGCCGTTCGTCGGCTTCGGCGGGATCCGGCAGCGCGTGCTGGGCAAGGCGGATCGGGCGCCGACGCCGCCCGAACTCGCCGAGGAGAAGCGGCTGGCGGCCAAGGCCATGTGCGAGGGCGCCTATGGCCTTTCCGCCGGGCTGTTCTATCCGCCGCAGAGCTTCGCCAAAACGGATGAGGTCGCGGCGGTGGCGGCTGAGGTGGGCAAGCGCGGCGGCATGTATGACAGCCACCAGCGCGACGAATCGAACTACAACATCGGCCTGATCGCCTCCACCAAGGAAGCGATCGAGATCGGCCGGCGAGCCGGGGCGCCGGTGCATTTCGCGCACCTGAAGGCGCTGGGCGTCGACCTGCATGGCAAGGCGCCCGAACTGATCCGCACGATCGAGGAAGCGCGCGCCGCCGGGCAGGAGGTGACGGCTGATCAATATCCCTGGCTCGCCTCAGGCTCGAGCGTCGATGCATCGCTGGTGCCGGGCTGGGCGGTGGATGGCGGCTATCAGGCGATGATCAAGCGGTTCGATACGCCCGAGACCATGGCGCGGATCAAGGCGGAAATGCGCGAGAATTTGCGGCGCAGGGGCGGGGCGGAGTCGCTGCTGCTGATCTCGCAAGGGCAGCCGTGGACCGGCAAGACGCTGGCGCAGATGGCGACGACGTGGCAGCTTGATCCGATCGACGCCGCGATCCGCATCCTGCGTGTCCCGAACGCAAAGGGCACCGATCCAGCGGGAGCGGGCGTCGCGAGCTTCAACATGGCAGAGCGCGATGTCGATCTGATCATGAAGCAGCCGTGGGTGGTCACGTCATCGGACGGGTCGAACGGCCATCCCCGGCAATATGCGACCTTTCCCAAGCTTTATCAGGACTATGTCTTGAAGCGGCCGGTGATCACCATGGCGCAGTTCATCCGCCGTTCGACCGGTGCGACGGCCGACATGTATCGGATCAAGGATCGGGGATATCTGAGGGCCGGGGCCTTTGCGGACGTGGTGGTGTTCGACCCGGCCGGCTATGCGCCGCGCGCCGATTTCGTCCGTCCGCGCGAGCCAAGCGCGGGTGTCACGGCATTGTTCGTCAACGGGCGGCTGGCGCTGAAGAACGGCGCCGTCACCGGAACGGCTGCGGGCCGCGCGCTGCTGCGTTCGCGGCCGGCGAATTGCGAGCAATAGCCTCGCGTTATAGGCACAGATGCGAGCGCGATTGGCAGGGTGCCGCAAGCGCCATCTATCGTCCTGCACCATGACCATTCCGGCTCCATACCTGCTGTACCTCGGCCATTCGGACGACGAATTCGGCCTGAAGACCTCGCGCGGTCTCGCCACGTTCCGACGCGAGGATTGCGTTGGCGAGTGGCGTCACGACGATTGCCCGTTCAGCTTCGATCTGCCGCGCATGGACGCGGCGGCGGGCGCAGCGGCGGGCGCGAAGACGCTGGTGCTGGGCATCGCCAATGCCGGGGGCCGCTTCCCCGAATGGATGATGGAGGACGCACTGGCGGCAATCGCGGCCGGGATGAACCTTGCCTGCGGGCTTCACCAGCGGCTGAAAGACGAGCCGCGGCTGGTCGCGGCGGCAAAGGCAGCGGGTGTCCAGCTGTTCGACGTGCGCGATCCTCGGCCGG comes from the Sphingomonas sp. OV641 genome and includes:
- a CDS encoding O-antigen ligase, which gives rise to MAVRHGRLVRLSAPAAAAASIKAEPPGVPAQVVAPSTRAAILLFICVLFVPSVFFLGPIALPPALLYLAIGFLPLLTSWLSGRAGPRTATDLLVLGFASWAFLTRLLLLDIGNALEPAGVVLLQTAGAYFTGRVLVRNAGATRLVFASAMIGVAVLLPVLLWESVTGSKPLLDLAALFSSTLLPTHMDPRWGFHRAQGVFEHPILLGMFAATLVSAAVFMFPGRQGRLMRWFGTPAVILAAMTSLSTGALLSMNIQFGLMLWNAILRTVQKRWTILISLVIALYIAADLLSDRTPFHLFVDYATFSAQSSYNRILIWQFGSAAVMDSPLLGHGTDDWERPAFMHASMDNFWLVIAYRYGLPGLILLAAAFVVSIWRIAHHPETDVEGRDMRRGVIFSLVATMIAAVSVHLWNNSYIWLMFALGTVSWMTRTDDGEPIGPTPMNSEPQPSQDRHARLRRLGF
- a CDS encoding nodulation protein NodZ, which codes for MSTVSDARQSLRPSPANDTAPAGDQAPLPHGVRPLLIKAKGGLGNRMLAGVTGVILAQLGGRTPVIDWRDGLYLPEGTNLYPLLFRDPVRIDPACYDGSTCVAPALWSGRLAEQPVSIIARHFPDRHSSPFIYRRLSIPLAGPDPLARVGVFWSYLPKLARLRGRLHADRRFDGRSLDAITQDMLHRYFTPNDRVRQTVSRLFAGRHRPIIGVHIRFTDRKVPLAKIERALAKLRERSPASDIFLATDSAEAQAYIASRFKRVFTIDKQLAEDGAALHYSGTQMGDPLREAENAVIDMFALAECDWLIHSRHSTFSVAASLIGGIPAKRQIDVDRLNPKVVVKRWFQALA
- a CDS encoding TonB-dependent siderophore receptor, with protein sequence MRDIFLSRAMLGTTGLIALAAGLAAPAAAQTQPSSVATAQIGDPAPGTSDDSSGPDVVVTGTRIVRDGFQAPTPLTVLTQEEIQNSSPSNNVADFVNQLPALAGSTRPSNSRLNLSSGQAGINALNLRNLNETRTLVLLDGRRSVASTVTGLVDVNTIPQALIKSVEVVTGGASSAYGSDAVAGVVNFVLDKKYTGLKVAIDSGITGEGDGANYSFSVTGGLSWGSEGRGHLLLNAELAHRDGIFEVDRDWNATGYVRIQDPNWTATSTTPQYLIRRQVGAANSTPGGLITGSTGVRANQLRGTYFGYNGSINQYQYGALTFPSPTGSAAPSLTQGGSWQVNDSGRRIGLDPEDDRRGVFARASYEIADDIEIFAEGSYNWQQVFFNAGPNLSTGIGLNATGCTTVPVPVTCNAFLYNALGPSALTGVTGVTLATTAADLPFRAVDNKREVQRYAIGAEGTAEVFGKDAIWNIYGQYGRADLREQLRNIMNINRMNNATAAAFAPAGSSYAAGSIQCLVNVDTSATNNDPNCVPLNRLGIGVANPAAIAYVLGDPYRDEVVEQYNAAFNLSVTPFRTWAGDVSIATGAEYREEKIRGFVPTQFQPISSTNSAGQPTTTNVWSVGNYLPTNGSYNVKEVFLETVVPLGFGLEFNGAVRATDYSTAGYVTTWKAGATWQPIDDIRVRVTRSRDIRAPNLNELYQGGSANSDSVRNPAYTSDGANGPATFGYSGFVTGNTSLRVEKSDSWNAGVVLTPRFLPGFNLSVDYFDIDIEDGITTFSAQSIFDLCYVGNQDFCAAISDDPNRSTPGQPYKLVRSQPFNAASQTVRGVDIDASYRVPLDRFFADAAGNFTLRGVATRYIDNILDTGVPGAVITNSVGVNGGQATTPKWIYRFSATYDAPDFSITAVGRGISSGKYVANGVECSTGCPLSTTQAPTYDDNHVSGLFYADLNLTKKVTFGDANAQFFINVTNLFDRWPLLLPETGLAANSTYSDLLGRQFRIGLRMETR
- a CDS encoding right-handed parallel beta-helix repeat-containing protein; protein product: MPAPAPLREVVVQNTAQLVMVLRQARGGQRILLAPGNYAPFALREIKPASELVITSQDPARRAVLTGVNLRGSANLTFRNLVLRGSGTAAQEDFLFRDVRNLTITHVLASGRAGPVGLAEDKILQLRDCVGATISHAEFTNAVIAVSLLDTSGVSVVSSYFHDLRMDAIRGGGNSNVLIAYNHVTGFTPAAKDHPDGIQFWTSRQKTGAHDIRIIGNVIHRGRGKAMQGIFLRDETGSLPYRNIALEENIVVGGMFNGIAVLSETESLTLTANTVAAYPDQKSWIRVNGHAALRGNKAPIYLIGNKRVERVRNNQVVPARADAGAAAVRAWAAGRPLHRYSESLRRYVDSL
- a CDS encoding CatB-related O-acetyltransferase, with product MEMIGALQSTMLEKLYAGRRSHGWFLRLMRRWDGGEMRSPMLRQLMRTREGVTVGDYSYGAILQRGVLPRGTMVGRWCSVGQDLIVRRRDHPIERVTQHPFFYNAKLNLVPCDTIPRDEENPLVIGNDVWIGDRVTILSGCRHIGDGAVLAAGAVITRDVPPFAIMGGVPARLLRPRFPEPVARLVAQSRWWDFDLETVATWRSLLFQPLTEQDAVALVEQCEALRASRAR